Part of the Musa acuminata AAA Group cultivar baxijiao chromosome BXJ2-7, Cavendish_Baxijiao_AAA, whole genome shotgun sequence genome is shown below.
GCCGACGGACACAATGGAGATGGCGGTGGCGGGGAGGAAAGGAAGGACGTTAGCAGAGACCCAGCGGCGGGCGGCGGAGGGGTCGGAGGCGAGGGAGGGGATGTCGCCGTCGGCGGCGCCGATTATGACGGAGATGTTGGTGCCGGCGAGGGCGCGGAGAATGGGGGGGTCGGTGCCGTATAGGCGGATCTTGGAGATAGTGGTCGACTTGAGGAGACGCGCCGTCGCCTCCGGCGGGGGGAGATTGTCCGCCACCTCCCCATAGTTCACCCCGACGAACGACTGCGACTCTTCCAACCACAAAAGCAAAAGAAGAGCACAGTTCAACATTAGAAAAGGCTTACATTTTGTTTCAAGATAAAGCTTTTCTTGACCAATAGTCTCTTCCAGCAATTTCTTGTGTTGGAAAGACGAAGAAGAACATCAAAAATCCAATTTTTCATCAAAAACCTTCTTTAGTCTTGAATTGAAAAGAAACAAGAACAAACTGACGCAAAAAGACAGCTAAATACGTTTATTTCGATTGCAAGTCTTATGAAAGAGAGACATTTTATTTGACTTCGCACACTTTTCgcaaaagaaagaagaacatGAGAGAGATAACAATTACCAGCGAAAGGGAGGATGAGAAAGAGAGGAGAGATCACGAGGAGAAAGAAGCGACTCCTGTACGACATGGCGTGAAAAGAGGCAGAGAGCCGCTCGGAGAAAGAAAGCACGAAGCCTTAGGCAGGGCGAGACGGAGGAGGACGAGACCTCCCTTGCTCTTGATAAAGAGGACCGTTGGGTTCAAAGAGACGGCTTTTGCGGGAGGAAAGCAGCGATGCCCGATTCAAGGATTTGGTGACTTTCCCACGTGCAAAGAAGCCAACGAAAGATGCCGGTAATTAAGAAGCCAAGGCGAATCCGACAGCCACGTGGCCCTGGTTTTTGACCACCCCAGAAGTACCACGCCGAAGGCAAGTGTACGTTTGACTCACTCCGTGATCGGAGCCGGAAGAACTCGTGAATGACCAACCAAAGGCACTCCCCTCCTTTGTAGGTAAATTTAGCTGttttttttcctcctcctcctttgccaTGAAACAGGGGTGTCAGATGGGACCAGATCTTTGAGGTATGATCTCGATCCAACAACACATAAATTGACTATTCTTGAGAGGCATacttggtgtgtgtgtgtgtgtgtgtatggggGATTGGAAGCAGGAGGAGGTTTAAGAAAAAGGTGGTTGATTCATGGCGAAGAAAGCATAGCTTTcaaaaagcaagaaagaaagcattCCATTCTAAAGTAGTTAGCTGGGAATTAGATACCTTGCTGTATTTTTGTAAGACGAGTGACTTCTATCCAGCTGTTCTCGATCCACCCAGCAGCTCAAAGGTCTTTTCTGCAACTATATGGGCTTCAATTCAAGTAGGGTTAACCAAACTAAGGCATGCAATGTGGGGTAAGTGTGTCAGATTGTTTTGCAGGAATTCTGACTTCACAGGGACTGTTGAGCTGCAAAGATCTTCTAATTGAAAGATTTTCTACTAAGATATGCTTTCTACATTTGCTTTTTTCTGCTTCCACTCAGATAGCATGGCGATATTGCATCTATCTTTTCCATATCTCGGAATCTGTCTGTGCCTTGGGATTTTCCATATCCCATTTTCAAGATTCTGAGAGGGAATGTGTTGTCACATTTAAGTCAAGATAGTGCCACCTTGTCATGGACATGTTGATCTGCTAGCTGTTAAGGCATGCAACCTTCATGCTGTACAAAATCGACATGTGTGTATGCTCAAGAAATCTAGCAGCTAAATTTGGTTCTTTCTTAATGTCAGTATAGAGGTTTTACATGCTGCTTTTTTGCTAAGAGTTGCAAAACAAGAACTCAAAGTCTTGTAATCTTGTGTCAGTCATCTGTGCCAGAGCCAAATGCTGATACCCATGAATCATGGTCAATTTTTCCCTCCACCTCGAACAAGCAATCTTCCCTTTGGTTATCATCTGTACATGAGCAACTACTAAAGCATCCATTATctgcaacagcagtttattttCAGTTCAAATGAACTGTATAATCTCATATTTTGGTGCCTCTGATTTGCTGAGGAGTTTTGAAGTTGTCAGAGGTGATCATCCACTGCTTTGTCAGTCCATCCAAGCTTCTGAATTGCTTTCTGCTCTATGTTGGCAAAAGCTGGTAATCACTATTTGGGGACTTCTCAAGTCAATCTGTTTTACaatagaaaacaaataaaatcatGATCTGCATTCCAATATGATTTTTAACAGTTTCTAAACTTAATCATTGTTTAATGGTTTCAACTACATCATGTGTTATAGCAGATGGATGATGTAGGTGAGGTGAATCCTGTCCATGAACTCCACATGCTACCTGATTCTGCACCTTCAAGTTCATTTATCAGGATCAACCTCTCGAGCCACTCAGCAGAAACCTGTGGATGACAGCCACCCAAATCAAGAATGCAAATTCACCAAAGACAGAACACAACCAAAACTGGGGTTTGGAGTGAACTGTGCCCTGCACTCCAGGCTTGAACAAAAGGGCCAATTTGTCTGCTATTCGAAGAAATCGACCTCTCACATGGAGCTTTGGGTAGCTAAAGCCAATGCAGCGCCTTCCTCCTGACGAGGTGATAAGAGTTCTCTTCTTTTCTGCTGGTCTGAGGACCTTATCAGGCCAATGCAACAGCCGACTTGAGCTCCACTGGACCCAGGCTGAACTATCTCTCTCTCATGCAGCTACCACTTACATGACCATAGCTTCTTTTGGGACCTGGAATGCCTCCAATAATGGGTGGCCAGAATCCAATGCAACAGTGGAACATATCCAAGCAGAACATAAACCAAAGTGGAATGGAATCTTCTCCTCTCAAAGGAAGGGTGGTGTTTTGTTTGAATTGCAGTTACGGTAGCGCACGAGTGTGTGTGGCTCTCTTTTCTTATCTTCTTCGGCTCCTCCGTCAGCATAAACACAACTCTAAAGCTGAAAGATTATGTGTTTTGGGCTTCCTCTGTTTGCTTCTTGTGTCAGAGCTTCCCTCCGAGTCATGTCTGGAGAAGAAGCGCATCAGAAATCCATGGCGGACTCGGCATGGCTGGAGGAGCTGCAGTTGCCTCAGGTGCTGATCTCTGAGAGAGTGCGCTCGTTGCATGCGACCATCGAGCAAGAATGGGATTACCTCCGGCGCAGCGCGTGCCAGACCGCCGCCGGCCGGGCACTGTGGAATCACGTGATTCGTGATCCCCTGGCTGCGGTGCTTGCAGGAGAGAGCTACCTCAGAAGCCTCTACGAGAAGATGAGGCAGGACAGGCTTAGCGATGCCCGAGAAGTCTCGGGGGTGATTCTGGCAGTACGAACTCTTTGGTTCGATTCCAGGATCGAAGCTGCCATCAATTCCTTCGGCGACAGGGGAGCTCATCAGGTGGTTCTTCTCGGTGCAGGTCAGTGGTTCCTCTTCCTTCCCCTCAGCATTTGCTGGCTTCGAGATCAATGCTTAAAGCCGTCGCTTCCGCAGGCATGGATGCGAGAGCTTACCGCCTCAGCTGCCTCAAGGAAAGCATTGTATTCGAAGTGGACTTCCCTGAGCTCTTGCAGATCAAGGTTTCCCTCCTCAAGGAAATGATGGCATCTTCCAAAGACCAACAAATCGTGATGATAGCCAAGTCCCTGGTCAGAGTGGCAGCTGACCTCAGGGAAGGGGACTGGATCGAGGAACTCCAGAAGCGTGGGTTTGTTCCTACAAGGAACACCGTGTGGGTGCTCGAAGGCATCCTCTACTACCTGTCTCACCTCCATGCCATGCAAGTTCTTGAGGTCATCGCTGCCAACTGCAACTTGACCCACACCGTCCTCCTCGCGGACTTCATGAACAAATCTTCGGTTTCCCTCTCCAACTCCACCTTCCATTTCTACAGTGACTGGCCAGACCATTTGCTGCCCACGCTCGGGTATTGCCATGTCAAGCTCTCACAACTAGGGGACCCTGATGCTCACTTTGGCTTGCTGCATGACCCCCAGAACCTGTTCAACAAGTTAAGGAGCTTGCCCAGATCCATGGAGACTCACCCGGAGGATGGAACACCATGCCGACGGTTGTACCTGGTGGAAGCCTCCGGAGGTCCAAGCCAGGATAGCTGATAGATCAAGTGATTCCAAGGAAGAGGAAACATGCATGTTCTGAGACATATACATAGTAGATTCTATAGTTCCATAGCTCCTCTTATTAATttccttgattcatgcataaacaGAAACTTGTACCtgttcttgattcatgtatatgtGCATAATGCACAAAGCTAGTGGAATGAATGGCAAAGGAAATTGCAAAACAGAGTGCCAAATGGTGGAATTTAAGGGTATTATCATGAAGCATGGTGGTGCCACCAACAGGTCATGTGCTAAGTTTTATCATGAAGCATTGCTGGTGCCCAGTTATCCATTCATTCTCTCCTGGAAACTGATCATCACCTATCTACATTAAGTGCTCAGCCTCTCTGGCACTCTATAAAGTAACGACAGGTTGGTGGTATCAAACTAAAGGAGATGGATGCCTGCAAACTTTTCATTTCTTCACATCATTTGAAAGATAAATCCCACCATTTTATGCATCTGATCTTAGCCAGTCAGCACAGGTCGAGATTGAAGCATCAGGCAAAGCAAAAGTATTGAAACAAAAGTTGGTAGACATTTGAAAGCCCAGTAGTTTTTGCAAGGTAAAAGGTACAGGATTTGCAGTATTTAGGGAATCATCCCTATACAAGTATTGCTCGAATTCATATTTACTTTGAAGGCAATTATACAAATCATAGAACTCAACATTTCTGCAAATGGTATAATGGATCTGTTTCAAAGTTAGATTCTTGAGTTCTCATGAGTCTGTTGTCCATCTTTTGTTCTGCACATCCAATTTTGAAGTAGCATAATATCAGATGCAATCTTTCTAGCTTAGCCAACTCGTGTATCATCTGTTTTCGGAGTGCTTAGTTCAGTTCTTAGCAGGAGAACTCTTTTTTCACTTCAACCAAATGAGCTATTGTAATTTTCTTAGGCCTTCATTGACTTTAATGAACTGATTACAGTATTGGAGAAGCAATGGCATCTACAGTCACACAAATTCCTTACAAGGAAGGACAATTTAATATGAAAACAAGAAATGCAAAATTCACCATGCTGAACATGGTGTGCAAGTCTTTGACAAACATCATAGTGATATGAATATATTGGCATTCTGAATATTTAGCAAATACATGCTGATATAGTGTGCAAGCCAACTGAATATATAGGGTTAATttgataaataagttttttcaTCCAAATAGGAATGATAGAACTAACACAACGTTTTCACTGAAGATGAAACACCACTAAGGTTTGATAAGAGCAATGGAGGAGGTAAGAATACATAAGTTTGATGATTGATTGACATTCCCTTGGTTGGCACAGCTGATACAGCAACGGGTTCTATAACTGCAGCGATGGCGTGACAGAAATAGATTAGGACCACCTGAAAAGTAAAGGAAATGATTAACTTccgagaaagaaaaaaaacaaaatagtCATTTGTCGCTTGCATATGCATAAAAATGAAATTAGTCTGATCAAGTGATCGACTTGTGGCAGCAGACACCATACTATGTTTCATTTCTTTACAAGAATGGCACCTCACTGTTACATATATACGGTAGAATGATCAGAATTCTAAGTAGTCCTTATTCCCTAATTGAATGTCCCAAGTGCAGAAATTGTCTTCTTTTTGACCTTTACCCTTGCAGTATATAGAAAAGGAAAGTATAAGATGAGAATCAAACTAGTAAAAATGACACAGATAAGAAGCAAAAATATTGACAAAACCAGATTTTAAGATGCTACATTACTAAGACCGATTTGTCTGAGGCACAGAAAGTGGTTACAAACTGGAGCAGACAGAAATACTTATCCAATTAACATGCTTTATGTAACAAATTCTCGCAATAATGAGACATAAACAATGCCTTTGATTTGGAGACACATTTATTGTTTCTTAGAAAACTTTCCATTTTGACCATGAACTGCTAAGCAAGGAAGTAGCCTGCATTGTCAAATTACATGATCATCATAAAGATGCAATTTTTATGAATATTAACTGGAAACTGGCACACTAAGAATCTGTTAGCTATTTTATAATTTAGGATTGGCACAAACAGGGATTCAATTACAGCTAACTGGACAGAATCAACTGAACCTGGGAAATGACTGTCCAAATCATAAATGAAATTCTAAAAACTTTTTTCAATTGAACAGGTATTTCTCAAAACAATAGTTTACAATGAAGTGTAGATGCAATTGATGTTTAGCATTATAAATATCTTTGAGTAGCATGGAATACCTTTCAGTCCTTGGTCTTGCAATAAAGCTTTGATGGTATCATTTGGAGAATTCTGAtctcactcattcttattctttttactcttttttttttatattgaaaaCCAGTAGCAAAGTGACATCAGCTTCCTGGTGTGATGCAATTTAACTAATCCAAGATCAAAGACATATTGTCTCTGCCACATTTGAGCTTGAAAGGAATAACCATGTACTATTGCTCGACGATAGTGAAAATTCTGCCTCCAATTTCATAGTGCTATACTTATCAATCAAATGAGGTGATTTTTGCAATCAAATGGAATATGAAGCATGTGTGAAATCAATCCACTTGTTCATCAAAATATATAACAACTGATATACAATTTTCTACTTGTACAACTTCTTTTCAAGGGAAAGTAATAACTCATCAGAAGAACAACCTGGATGCCAATCATATCTGCtcactagccatttcttgtagacaTCAGATTGTTCCCCATCAGCTTCACAAAAATTTCGACCTAGAATCCTACTAGGATTGAAGGGGAAACAACCACAAAGCTGAAGACCACAGGGACAAGCTCAGTTTGGGAGAGAAGGTTATTGTAGCAACCCATGACACCATGCTTGTAGATAAAATCCACCTGACATTAAACTTGCATTCTTTTGGAGCAGACCCCAAAACCTACCTATGTTTGTAGCATTCCTTATTAAGGAGGTAATTGTTGGGAGAGGTTCTACTGTTCATTTACAATTTCTCAGTCAGTACTGATTACTGTGCATC
Proteins encoded:
- the LOC135582550 gene encoding uncharacterized protein LOC135582550, with amino-acid sequence MCFGLPLFASCVRASLRVMSGEEAHQKSMADSAWLEELQLPQVLISERVRSLHATIEQEWDYLRRSACQTAAGRALWNHVIRDPLAAVLAGESYLRSLYEKMRQDRLSDAREVSGVILAVRTLWFDSRIEAAINSFGDRGAHQVVLLGAGMDARAYRLSCLKESIVFEVDFPELLQIKVSLLKEMMASSKDQQIVMIAKSLVRVAADLREGDWIEELQKRGFVPTRNTVWVLEGILYYLSHLHAMQVLEVIAANCNLTHTVLLADFMNKSSVSLSNSTFHFYSDWPDHLLPTLGYCHVKLSQLGDPDAHFGLLHDPQNLFNKLRSLPRSMETHPEDGTPCRRLYLVEASGGPSQDS